One region of Salinibacterium sp. TMP30 genomic DNA includes:
- a CDS encoding SseB family protein has protein sequence MATEKNLTDSAGTPWEGRSFEPNSASDDDGSAPPKLLDVIIRFHQSEATEADVVDIVRESRLLIPLLAKAGETTTTDAGLTSDKTQELSIVTVTGPDGRAVLPVFSSVDAMSNWNPQARPVPAAGTRVALAAASEKTDLVIIDPLSDSEFVIRRPALWSIAQSIDWTPSYLRVDVRDEFAASAADENDVAEVQLLPGDPGARLQGPELVVQIAMRPGLDREALDSTMDRMRERWATSELIAQSVDSLAVQVVRAPAAGAN, from the coding sequence GTGGCAACTGAGAAGAATCTGACAGACTCTGCCGGCACTCCATGGGAGGGCCGCTCGTTTGAACCGAATTCGGCGTCCGATGACGACGGCAGTGCCCCGCCCAAGCTCTTAGACGTTATTATTCGGTTTCATCAGAGTGAGGCAACAGAGGCCGATGTCGTCGATATCGTTCGGGAGTCTCGCCTCCTCATCCCACTGCTCGCGAAAGCGGGGGAGACCACAACCACCGACGCGGGTCTTACCTCCGATAAGACCCAAGAACTGTCGATCGTGACCGTTACCGGCCCCGATGGTCGCGCCGTTCTGCCGGTGTTCAGTTCCGTCGACGCGATGAGCAACTGGAACCCCCAAGCCCGGCCAGTGCCTGCAGCGGGAACCCGCGTTGCCCTTGCCGCTGCGAGCGAAAAAACTGACCTAGTGATTATTGACCCGCTCAGCGACAGTGAGTTCGTCATCCGGCGACCGGCATTGTGGTCTATCGCTCAATCGATTGACTGGACGCCCAGCTATTTGCGGGTGGACGTGCGTGACGAATTCGCCGCCTCGGCTGCAGACGAGAACGACGTCGCCGAGGTGCAACTTCTGCCGGGAGATCCCGGGGCAAGATTGCAGGGCCCCGAGCTAGTCGTTCAGATTGCCATGCGGCCCGGACTCGATCGCGAAGCTCTCGACTCGACAATGGACCGGATGCGCGAACGTTGGGCGACATCCGAACTTATCGCGCAGTCAGTCGATTCGCTGGCAGTGCAAGTGGTTCGTGCCCCAGCGGCCGGCGCCAACTAA
- a CDS encoding amino acid ABC transporter ATP-binding protein yields the protein MVVIDHVNKHFGELHVLKDISTTIGRGEVVVVIGPSGSGKSTLCRAINRLETIDNGTITIDGKVLPEEGAGLAKLRADVGMVFQSFNLFAHKTILENVTLGPRRVRKVSKAEADKHAMELLDRVGIGNQASKMPAQLSGGQQQRVAIARSLAMDPKIILLDEPTSALDPEMINEVLDVMVQLAKDGMTMLVVSHEMGFARKAADRVLFMADGEIVEEAEPEQFFTNPQSPRAQDFLSKILTH from the coding sequence CTGGTCGTAATTGACCATGTCAACAAACATTTCGGTGAGCTGCACGTGCTCAAAGACATTTCAACCACGATTGGTCGTGGTGAGGTGGTGGTGGTGATCGGGCCAAGTGGGTCGGGAAAGTCCACGCTGTGTCGTGCAATTAATCGCCTAGAAACGATTGATAATGGCACCATCACGATCGATGGCAAGGTTCTGCCCGAGGAGGGCGCTGGACTTGCCAAACTCCGCGCAGACGTCGGCATGGTCTTCCAGTCGTTTAACCTCTTCGCGCACAAGACGATCCTTGAGAACGTCACGCTGGGTCCTCGCCGCGTACGCAAGGTCTCCAAAGCCGAAGCCGACAAGCACGCGATGGAGCTTCTCGATCGGGTAGGTATCGGCAATCAGGCATCCAAGATGCCGGCTCAGCTTTCTGGCGGTCAGCAGCAGCGTGTCGCTATTGCGCGGTCGCTCGCGATGGACCCCAAGATTATTCTCCTTGACGAGCCCACGTCGGCGCTTGACCCCGAGATGATCAATGAGGTTCTGGATGTCATGGTTCAGTTGGCAAAAGACGGCATGACCATGCTGGTTGTCAGTCACGAAATGGGCTTCGCACGCAAGGCTGCCGACCGCGTTCTTTTCATGGCGGATGGCGAAATAGTTGAAGAGGCTGAGCCTGAGCAGTTCTTCACAAATCCCCAGTCTCCGAGAGCACAAGACTTCCTCTCAAAAATTCTTACCCACTAA
- the rplT gene encoding 50S ribosomal protein L20 yields the protein MARVKRAVNAHKKRRVILERAKGYRGQRSRLYRKAKEQVTHSLVYAYRDRRARKGEFRRLWIQRINAASRANGLTYNRLIQGLNLAGVQVDRRILADLAVTEPATFASLVATAKGALPADTSAPRSAA from the coding sequence ATGGCAAGAGTTAAGAGAGCGGTAAACGCTCACAAGAAGCGTCGGGTTATTCTCGAGCGCGCCAAGGGTTACCGCGGACAGCGTTCGCGTCTCTACCGCAAGGCCAAAGAGCAGGTAACTCACTCGCTCGTCTACGCGTACCGCGACCGTCGTGCCCGCAAGGGTGAATTCCGTCGTCTGTGGATCCAGCGCATCAACGCTGCATCGCGGGCAAATGGCCTCACGTATAACCGTCTCATCCAGGGCTTGAACTTGGCTGGTGTGCAGGTTGACCGTCGTATCCTCGCTGACCTCGCCGTCACCGAGCCCGCAACGTTCGCCTCGCTGGTTGCAACCGCTAAGGGTGCACTTCCTGCTGACACGTCAGCACCTCGTTCGGCTGCATAA
- the hisB gene encoding imidazoleglycerol-phosphate dehydratase HisB: protein MTSHRTATITRETSESTIELSINLDGTGTSSIETSVPFYDHMLTAFSKHSLIDLTVKATGDTHIDVHHTVEDIGIALGLAIKQALGDKAGISRYGDALVPLDEALVRAVVDVSGRPYLVHSGEPSGFELHLIGGHFTGSMVRHVFEAISFNAGITVHITVLGGRDPHHIAEAEFKAFARAMRSAVEPDARVTGIPSTKGAL from the coding sequence ATGACTTCACACCGCACCGCGACGATTACTCGCGAGACCAGCGAGTCGACTATCGAGCTTTCGATCAATCTCGACGGCACTGGCACGTCATCCATCGAGACGAGCGTGCCCTTCTACGACCACATGCTGACGGCGTTCTCGAAGCACTCCCTAATTGACCTCACGGTGAAGGCGACGGGGGACACTCACATTGATGTGCACCACACGGTAGAAGACATTGGCATCGCTTTGGGCCTCGCTATTAAGCAAGCGCTGGGCGACAAAGCTGGCATCTCGCGCTACGGCGACGCACTCGTCCCCCTCGACGAGGCACTCGTTCGTGCCGTTGTTGATGTTTCTGGTCGTCCGTACCTCGTGCACTCCGGCGAGCCTTCCGGGTTTGAGTTGCACCTGATTGGTGGACACTTCACGGGGTCTATGGTTCGCCACGTCTTTGAGGCAATCAGTTTCAACGCGGGCATCACCGTGCACATCACTGTTTTGGGCGGTCGCGACCCGCACCACATTGCTGAGGCGGAGTTTAAAGCCTTTGCTAGAGCAATGCGGAGTGCAGTCGAGCCTGACGCTCGGGTCACAGGAATACCTTCGACCAAGGGTGCGCTGTAG
- a CDS encoding glutamate ABC transporter substrate-binding protein: protein MRLKKGLSISAIALVGLLGLSACAADNGTAEPDVDVVVPEFEAGTTMADLADAGTITIGTKFDQPLFGLQGPSGEPVGFDVEIGKIIAASLGISEDNIEWVETVSANRETFIENGTVDIVIATYTINDKRKEVISFAGPYYNAGQDILVLAGNPEGITGPEDLEGKAVCSVAGSTSEANIAEYNVDLITTDTYSNCLEPLRSGNVIAVTTDNVILAGLADQNAGEFEVLSNPFTEEPYGIGLEKGDDAFRSHINDVLEASYEDGSWDAAWEATAGAVLKLPAPPAVDRY from the coding sequence ATGAGGCTCAAAAAAGGCCTATCGATCTCTGCTATCGCGCTTGTCGGCCTTCTCGGTCTCAGCGCGTGTGCAGCAGACAATGGCACCGCGGAACCAGACGTTGATGTTGTAGTTCCTGAGTTCGAAGCCGGAACCACGATGGCTGACCTTGCTGATGCAGGCACTATCACTATTGGCACGAAGTTCGACCAGCCCCTGTTCGGCCTCCAAGGACCGTCGGGCGAGCCCGTCGGCTTTGATGTTGAGATCGGCAAGATAATTGCGGCATCGCTCGGCATCAGCGAAGACAACATCGAGTGGGTAGAAACGGTCTCCGCCAACCGTGAGACGTTCATCGAGAACGGCACCGTTGATATCGTTATCGCTACGTACACAATCAACGACAAGCGCAAAGAAGTAATCTCGTTCGCTGGTCCGTACTATAACGCTGGCCAGGACATCTTGGTACTCGCAGGCAATCCAGAGGGCATCACTGGCCCCGAGGATCTCGAAGGCAAGGCAGTCTGCAGTGTTGCTGGTTCAACGTCAGAGGCGAACATCGCTGAGTACAACGTCGACCTCATCACCACCGACACCTACTCCAACTGCCTCGAGCCGCTGCGCAGCGGCAACGTGATCGCTGTCACCACAGACAACGTGATCTTGGCTGGACTCGCCGACCAGAATGCTGGTGAGTTCGAGGTTCTCAGCAACCCGTTCACCGAAGAGCCTTATGGTATTGGTCTCGAAAAGGGTGATGACGCATTCCGCAGCCACATCAACGACGTGCTCGAAGCCTCGTATGAAGACGGCTCGTGGGACGCGGCTTGGGAAGCAACGGCAGGCGCCGTCCTGAAGCTCCCAGCTCCGCCCGCTGTGGACCGTTACTAA
- a CDS encoding amino acid ABC transporter permease, whose translation MSMSVLYDAPGPKTRRNSAIASVIGAVAILAGLTWVFFILAAPRVNANGAEQPGMFDPSRTDILSDPQVWGAFGGAVVETLRMAGVAAVLAILVGILFSFGRTAASKWVRIPTSVLLEFFRGMPLLLMILFVFLLFSTGSYWAGVLGLAVYNGAIIGEALRAGINSLPKGQREGGLSVGLTSLQTRFIIEFPQAFRQMLPIILAQLVVLLKDTSLAYVVAYPELARTIKNLQNFYGSRYLFTLFAVGFVIYLVMNVTLSYIARYAAKRSGPKLGKVTPDNPKVPGAEGTRAITMPRGRSGYGANSGGGFS comes from the coding sequence ATGAGCATGAGCGTTCTATACGATGCCCCCGGTCCCAAGACCCGGCGCAACTCGGCTATCGCCTCGGTTATTGGTGCAGTCGCAATTCTGGCCGGGCTGACGTGGGTATTCTTCATACTCGCTGCGCCTCGCGTGAACGCGAACGGCGCTGAGCAGCCCGGTATGTTTGACCCATCTCGCACCGACATTCTCAGTGACCCACAAGTGTGGGGTGCCTTTGGTGGAGCAGTTGTGGAGACGCTGCGAATGGCAGGCGTCGCAGCGGTACTGGCGATCCTGGTGGGAATCCTGTTCTCTTTCGGCCGCACTGCAGCATCCAAGTGGGTGAGAATTCCGACCTCAGTGCTCCTAGAGTTCTTCCGCGGAATGCCACTGCTGCTGATGATCCTGTTCGTCTTCCTACTCTTTTCAACAGGTAGCTACTGGGCTGGCGTGCTCGGACTCGCTGTCTATAACGGCGCGATAATTGGCGAAGCGTTGCGAGCAGGCATCAACTCGCTTCCCAAAGGGCAACGTGAAGGAGGGCTCTCCGTCGGCCTCACCTCACTACAAACCCGCTTCATCATCGAGTTTCCTCAGGCATTCCGCCAAATGCTGCCGATTATCCTCGCGCAGCTCGTCGTGCTCCTCAAAGACACGTCGTTGGCCTACGTTGTGGCGTACCCAGAGCTGGCGCGAACAATCAAGAACCTTCAGAATTTCTACGGTAGCCGCTACCTGTTCACTCTGTTTGCCGTTGGCTTCGTCATCTACTTGGTGATGAACGTGACATTGTCGTACATCGCTCGCTACGCGGCGAAACGCAGCGGACCGAAGCTCGGCAAGGTCACTCCTGACAACCCCAAGGTGCCCGGAGCTGAGGGCACCCGCGCTATCACGATGCCGCGTGGGCGATCCGGCTACGGCGCTAATAGCGGTGGCGGGTTCAGCTAA
- the hisH gene encoding imidazole glycerol phosphate synthase subunit HisH, with product MVAPSVVILDYGSGNVHSAAKALEAAGANVRLSADRSVAEAADGLLVPGVGAFAAVMSALESVRGGAIIEKRLTGSRPVMGICVGMQVLFSSGDEHGVQTRGLNEWPGVVEKLPAPVLPHMGWNTVETPDDTSLFDSIRDERFYFVHSYAAQQWTLDVQPPFPQPKLTWSEHGGRFLAAIENGPLTATQFHPEKSGEAGIHLLRNWLTSL from the coding sequence GTGGTAGCTCCCTCGGTCGTGATCCTCGACTACGGTTCCGGCAACGTCCATTCGGCTGCTAAGGCTTTAGAGGCTGCGGGAGCAAATGTTCGGCTCAGTGCCGATCGTTCTGTTGCTGAAGCCGCAGACGGTCTCCTTGTTCCCGGTGTGGGTGCGTTCGCTGCTGTCATGTCGGCGCTCGAGTCTGTTCGCGGCGGTGCGATCATCGAAAAACGGCTCACGGGCAGCCGCCCGGTGATGGGGATCTGTGTTGGTATGCAGGTGTTGTTTTCTTCAGGCGATGAGCATGGCGTTCAGACGCGGGGTCTCAATGAGTGGCCCGGTGTTGTAGAAAAGTTACCGGCGCCAGTTTTGCCTCACATGGGCTGGAATACTGTCGAAACTCCCGATGACACGTCGCTGTTTGATTCGATCCGCGATGAGCGGTTTTACTTCGTGCACTCGTATGCTGCACAGCAGTGGACGCTTGACGTTCAGCCCCCATTTCCGCAGCCGAAACTGACGTGGTCCGAGCACGGTGGGCGCTTCCTTGCCGCCATCGAAAACGGGCCGTTGACGGCTACTCAGTTTCATCCCGAGAAGTCGGGTGAAGCGGGAATTCACCTACTCCGTAACTGGTTGACGTCGTTGTGA
- the rpmI gene encoding 50S ribosomal protein L35, with translation MPKQKTHSGTKKRFKITGSGKVMKQQAGMRHNLEVKSGKRKRSLNQDQVLAPQDAKVIKKLLGK, from the coding sequence ATGCCTAAGCAGAAGACGCACTCAGGCACCAAGAAGCGTTTCAAGATCACCGGCAGCGGCAAGGTCATGAAGCAGCAGGCGGGTATGCGACACAACCTCGAGGTTAAGAGCGGAAAGCGCAAGCGCTCGCTCAACCAGGATCAGGTTCTTGCACCGCAGGACGCCAAGGTCATCAAGAAGCTTCTCGGTAAGTAA
- the pheS gene encoding phenylalanine--tRNA ligase subunit alpha → MSEPTPITEPAVTAAVEAALAAIDSAATMADLRAVRAAHLGEASPLAALNAEMKNVPPADRAASGKLIGGARGRVNGAFGAREAELAVAEEEAKLAAEAVDVTAVATRFVKGARHPLSLLMEHMSDLFVGMGWEVAEGPELENEWFNFDALNFDEDHPARAMQDTFFIDPVESHLLLRTHTSPVQIRSLLERPLPVYVVAPGRVFRTDELDATHTPVFHQLEGIAIDKGLTMAHLRGTLEHLARAMFGEGAQIRLRPNYFPFTEPSAEMDVWQPNAKGGARWVEWGGCGMVNPNVLRAAGIDPEEYQGFAFGMGIERTLQFRNDMNDMRDMVEGDIRFSQQFGMVV, encoded by the coding sequence GTGTCTGAACCAACCCCGATCACAGAACCAGCGGTAACCGCAGCCGTCGAAGCAGCGCTAGCTGCTATCGACTCGGCTGCGACTATGGCCGACCTTAGAGCGGTGCGTGCCGCCCACCTTGGCGAAGCATCGCCATTGGCTGCGCTCAACGCCGAGATGAAGAACGTTCCCCCTGCCGACCGAGCTGCCTCAGGCAAACTCATCGGCGGTGCTCGCGGTCGCGTCAACGGTGCATTTGGTGCACGCGAAGCTGAGCTGGCTGTCGCTGAAGAAGAGGCCAAACTTGCGGCCGAAGCTGTGGATGTCACGGCCGTCGCGACTCGCTTCGTGAAGGGTGCGCGCCATCCGCTCAGCTTGCTCATGGAGCACATGAGTGACCTTTTCGTCGGTATGGGGTGGGAAGTCGCTGAAGGGCCAGAGCTCGAGAATGAGTGGTTCAACTTCGACGCACTCAATTTCGATGAAGATCACCCGGCCCGCGCAATGCAAGATACGTTCTTCATCGATCCGGTTGAGTCGCACTTGCTGCTGCGCACTCACACGAGCCCGGTGCAAATTCGTTCACTGCTTGAGCGTCCGTTGCCCGTCTACGTAGTGGCGCCCGGTCGCGTTTTTCGCACCGATGAGCTCGATGCGACCCACACTCCCGTGTTCCACCAGCTCGAAGGCATCGCGATTGACAAGGGCCTCACGATGGCTCATCTGCGTGGCACGCTTGAGCACCTCGCGCGCGCAATGTTCGGCGAGGGCGCTCAGATCCGTCTGCGCCCCAACTACTTTCCCTTCACCGAACCCAGCGCCGAAATGGATGTGTGGCAGCCCAACGCCAAGGGCGGCGCACGCTGGGTTGAGTGGGGAGGCTGCGGAATGGTCAACCCGAACGTGCTGCGTGCCGCCGGAATCGATCCGGAAGAGTACCAAGGCTTCGCCTTCGGCATGGGAATTGAGCGCACGCTTCAGTTCCGCAATGACATGAATGACATGCGAGACATGGTCGAGGGCGATATTCGCTTCTCCCAGCAGTTCGGAATGGTGGTCTGA
- a CDS encoding DUF1844 domain-containing protein, with translation MSEPTNDDFSELRDISEVPAVEVINTVAVHMLSATAVKLGLSEGPHAESEKDLDEARKLINVLAGFVTAAAPEIGNHHARPLRDGLRSLQLAFREASTFPDAPGQGPGEKWTGPVN, from the coding sequence ATGAGCGAGCCCACCAACGACGACTTTTCCGAACTTCGCGACATCTCCGAAGTTCCTGCAGTGGAGGTCATCAACACGGTTGCCGTGCACATGTTGAGCGCCACCGCCGTAAAACTTGGACTCTCCGAAGGCCCGCACGCCGAGTCAGAGAAAGACCTCGATGAAGCACGCAAACTCATCAACGTCTTGGCGGGTTTTGTGACCGCGGCCGCTCCAGAGATCGGCAATCACCACGCTCGACCGCTGAGAGACGGACTGCGCTCACTTCAACTCGCGTTCCGGGAAGCGTCGACGTTCCCCGACGCGCCCGGACAAGGCCCGGGCGAGAAATGGACCGGTCCGGTCAACTAG
- the priA gene encoding bifunctional 1-(5-phosphoribosyl)-5-((5-phosphoribosylamino)methylideneamino)imidazole-4-carboxamide isomerase/phosphoribosylanthranilate isomerase PriA produces MSEFNKTPSLTLLPAVDVADGKAVRLTQGEAGTEKSYGDPCAAAHDWVDQGAEWIHLVDLDAAFGRGNNQAMIKKVIKSTPKRVNIELSGGIRDDESLKAALATGAKRINLGTAALENPEWAAHVIAEYGEAIAVGLDVRGTTLAARGWTQEGGDLWTVLERLEAAGCCRYVVTDVTKDGTLQGPNVELLRQVMDRTQRPVIASGGVASLDDLIELRELVPLGLEGAIVGKALYAKAFTLAEALDVSSQ; encoded by the coding sequence ATGAGCGAGTTCAATAAAACCCCCAGCCTCACACTTTTGCCTGCCGTTGATGTTGCTGACGGCAAGGCCGTGCGACTCACGCAGGGTGAAGCCGGAACCGAAAAGAGCTACGGTGACCCATGTGCTGCGGCCCATGATTGGGTCGATCAGGGTGCCGAGTGGATCCATCTTGTGGACCTCGATGCAGCCTTCGGGCGCGGCAACAATCAAGCGATGATCAAAAAGGTCATCAAGTCGACGCCCAAGCGTGTAAACATCGAACTTTCTGGCGGCATCCGCGACGACGAATCGCTTAAAGCTGCCCTCGCCACGGGCGCCAAGCGCATCAACCTGGGCACCGCCGCACTCGAAAACCCCGAGTGGGCAGCACACGTTATCGCTGAATATGGTGAGGCGATCGCTGTTGGCCTCGATGTGCGCGGCACTACGTTAGCGGCTCGCGGTTGGACCCAAGAGGGTGGCGACCTCTGGACTGTTCTCGAGCGACTTGAGGCTGCTGGATGCTGCCGCTACGTCGTCACGGACGTCACGAAAGACGGCACGCTTCAGGGACCCAACGTCGAATTGCTTCGCCAGGTGATGGATCGCACCCAACGCCCCGTTATTGCTTCGGGCGGAGTTGCGAGTCTCGATGACCTCATCGAGCTGCGCGAGCTCGTTCCTTTGGGATTGGAAGGCGCCATTGTCGGCAAGGCTCTCTACGCAAAAGCATTCACACTCGCTGAGGCGCTCGACGTTTCGTCACAGTAA
- a CDS encoding amino acid ABC transporter permease, protein MDAISNAIDALVSITPLYMQGFLLTLALLAISGVGAFILGVLIAAMRISPVPSLRVFATVYTEILRNIPLLLVLFFCAYVLPILGVNLDYFLLAVLGLTLYTSPFVAEAVRSGFNGVPVGQAEAARSIGMGFTQTVGLVIMPQASRMVVPPLINVFIALTKNTSVAGIFFVDELFKATYAAARDNGDVVVLTLVYAAALYLAITVPLGLIAGAIEKRVMVLR, encoded by the coding sequence ATGGATGCGATCTCTAACGCGATTGATGCCCTTGTTAGCATCACGCCGCTTTACATGCAGGGCTTCCTTCTGACGCTTGCCCTTCTGGCTATTTCTGGTGTTGGTGCATTCATTTTGGGCGTGCTCATCGCGGCTATGAGAATTTCGCCCGTTCCTTCGCTGCGGGTTTTCGCGACCGTATATACCGAGATCCTGCGTAACATTCCACTTCTTTTAGTGCTATTTTTCTGCGCTTATGTGCTTCCGATTTTGGGAGTCAACCTCGACTATTTCCTGCTCGCGGTACTGGGTCTCACTCTCTACACTTCGCCTTTCGTCGCTGAGGCAGTGCGTTCAGGGTTCAACGGTGTTCCAGTCGGACAGGCTGAAGCCGCGCGCAGTATCGGGATGGGTTTCACCCAGACCGTTGGTCTCGTGATTATGCCCCAGGCAAGCCGAATGGTTGTTCCCCCACTCATCAACGTTTTTATCGCTCTTACGAAGAACACTTCGGTCGCGGGCATCTTCTTTGTCGACGAGCTCTTCAAGGCGACGTATGCGGCAGCACGCGATAATGGCGACGTCGTGGTATTGACGCTGGTATACGCGGCTGCTCTTTACCTTGCCATTACTGTCCCGCTCGGCCTGATAGCTGGAGCGATCGAGAAGAGAGTCATGGTGCTGCGATGA
- the infC gene encoding translation initiation factor IF-3, giving the protein MSDPRTNDRIRVPEVRLVGPGGEQVGVVSIDVALKLAQEADLDLVEVAPSSKPPVAKIMDYGKFKYEEAQKAKEARRNQTNTILKEVRFRLKIDTHDYETKRKRAEGFLASGDKVKAMILFRGREQSRPDQGVRLLQKFAEDVSEFGSIESTPTIDGRNMVMIIGPHKTKATAKAEAEARKVANKKPREAEVPEKEEKDA; this is encoded by the coding sequence ATCAGCGATCCCCGTACCAACGACCGAATCCGAGTTCCTGAGGTCCGTCTTGTCGGACCCGGCGGTGAACAAGTCGGTGTCGTCTCTATTGACGTCGCCCTCAAGCTCGCCCAAGAGGCAGATCTAGATTTGGTCGAGGTTGCTCCCAGCTCCAAGCCTCCCGTTGCCAAGATCATGGATTACGGCAAGTTCAAGTACGAAGAGGCGCAGAAGGCGAAAGAAGCTCGTCGAAACCAGACGAACACGATCCTCAAAGAGGTTCGTTTCCGTCTGAAGATCGACACACACGATTACGAAACCAAGCGCAAGCGTGCCGAGGGTTTCCTCGCCAGCGGCGACAAGGTCAAAGCGATGATCTTGTTCCGTGGCCGCGAGCAGTCTCGCCCCGATCAGGGCGTGCGTTTGTTGCAAAAGTTTGCCGAAGATGTGTCGGAGTTTGGTTCGATTGAATCCACGCCGACCATTGACGGTCGAAACATGGTCATGATTATTGGCCCACACAAGACCAAGGCAACAGCGAAGGCTGAAGCCGAGGCCCGCAAGGTTGCTAACAAGAAGCCTCGTGAGGCAGAAGTTCCAGAGAAAGAGGAGAAAGATGCCTAA
- a CDS encoding RNA methyltransferase → MIDNPRSPRVRAVAKLEKKSARSETGLFLLEGPQSVSEALTFRPELLVELYATPTALERHTDLARAAEEAGIEVEFVTEQVIETMADTVTPQGVIAVCRQFPTSVKDLLSGGPKLIAILEEVRDPGNAGTIIRAADAAGADGVILTGRSVDLYNPKVVRATTGSLFHLPVAVGVELEAVLERVKGADLRVIAADIKGGDLLAARNEGVLDHPTAWLFGNEARGLTDEHYALADWVISVPIYGHAESMNLATAASVCLYESAFAQRSS, encoded by the coding sequence GTGATTGATAACCCGCGCTCACCACGTGTACGAGCAGTGGCCAAACTTGAGAAGAAGAGCGCCCGGTCGGAGACTGGGCTTTTCCTGTTGGAAGGCCCCCAATCAGTCTCCGAAGCCCTTACTTTTCGGCCGGAGCTCCTTGTTGAGCTTTACGCGACTCCGACCGCGCTTGAGCGCCACACCGACCTCGCCCGCGCGGCTGAGGAGGCAGGGATAGAGGTCGAGTTCGTCACCGAGCAAGTGATCGAGACGATGGCCGACACTGTCACGCCGCAGGGTGTTATCGCGGTCTGCCGACAGTTCCCGACATCGGTAAAGGATTTACTATCGGGCGGCCCTAAGCTCATCGCGATCCTTGAAGAGGTCCGAGATCCTGGTAACGCGGGAACAATCATTCGTGCGGCGGATGCTGCTGGTGCTGACGGTGTGATTCTCACCGGTCGAAGCGTCGATCTCTATAACCCCAAGGTTGTTCGCGCCACAACGGGTTCGCTTTTTCACCTGCCTGTCGCCGTCGGCGTTGAGCTCGAGGCTGTTCTTGAACGAGTTAAGGGCGCCGACCTTCGTGTGATCGCTGCAGACATCAAGGGCGGTGATCTGTTAGCTGCCCGCAATGAGGGAGTGCTCGATCATCCGACCGCCTGGTTGTTTGGCAATGAGGCTCGGGGACTCACCGACGAGCACTATGCGCTTGCCGACTGGGTCATCTCGGTGCCGATTTATGGTCATGCGGAGTCGATGAACTTGGCGACCGCTGCCTCCGTATGCCTCTATGAGAGTGCATTCGCGCAACGCAGTAGCTGA